A window of the Bacillus sp. A301a_S52 genome harbors these coding sequences:
- a CDS encoding 3-oxoacyl-ACP synthase, producing the protein MTSLQIAVTGIGILSSIGKNKHEVFESMKQNKSGIDFIKSFNPESFISEMGAEIKAYNPNDYFTSEEEKDFDRCAQYAIISIQEALEEAKVDSTSNLTIGLAFGTCNGGLNSLEEQRSLEELDRDKTRKYPFYQQGDAVAKKFQLSGPVMTLNTACAASGNAIGYACDMIRHGYADMMIAGGSDSMSTSVYAGFNALKALNDKPCSPYNEQYGLSLGEGAAFIVLEPLEKALAREAKIYSVIEGYGLTSDAHHETAPQPDGYGIQKAVEMAMSQGNVSQEEIEYINTHGTGTKANDPAELRGLRSYFKDQFDDIYVSSSKAYFGHNLGAAASIEYVTTLLALEQGKLPATLHFSKAREGCDHPKLVTNSMHSYAPKYFLCNNSAFGGHNSSILSKNVSHPSYSTSKNEINHQANVKSIAICSFGTIHARAHEDGSFLLNVFQNKTSPLHLEFSLKNYNKTLYQRRMNPLTQYSIGACDLALKKIPMEESEYEDLGLVFGTSRGSLKSAEKYLGSILNRGEENASSVYFPDMVLNSTAGKLAKVFNIKGFSSSHSSGGIDGLQAIHYGTTSILDGKQKAILVGAGDEQSRLSTEIDMAMDLTASTYEMSEGSTFLMLADDETVKAKGLQKLASIKGFGQAFNSNTDIYTTIEKSVAHCLENARLSEEDIDFVFYHNNNVTDSEALQKLLEKYAHLPVMTLNHLCGYMESNGSLFHTQAAIELLSLPKKEQQSVIQSFGWTKERVATGLIVSISINGNSMAMAIGK; encoded by the coding sequence ATGACTTCTTTACAAATTGCTGTTACTGGTATTGGGATTTTATCAAGTATTGGGAAAAATAAACACGAAGTCTTTGAAAGTATGAAGCAAAACAAATCGGGTATTGATTTCATTAAGTCTTTTAATCCAGAATCATTTATCAGTGAAATGGGAGCGGAGATAAAAGCCTATAATCCGAATGACTATTTTACTTCAGAGGAAGAAAAGGACTTTGACCGGTGTGCCCAGTACGCTATTATCTCTATTCAAGAGGCGTTAGAAGAGGCAAAGGTTGATTCAACTTCAAATTTAACAATTGGACTGGCTTTTGGCACTTGTAATGGTGGATTAAACTCTTTAGAAGAACAAAGATCTCTAGAAGAATTGGATCGAGATAAAACGAGAAAATATCCATTTTATCAACAAGGTGATGCTGTTGCGAAGAAATTCCAATTATCTGGACCGGTAATGACTTTAAACACAGCATGTGCAGCAAGTGGAAATGCTATTGGGTATGCATGTGACATGATTCGTCACGGCTATGCAGATATGATGATTGCTGGTGGATCGGATTCAATGTCTACATCCGTTTACGCTGGATTTAACGCTTTAAAGGCTTTAAACGATAAACCGTGTTCGCCTTATAATGAGCAGTATGGCTTAAGTCTCGGTGAAGGTGCCGCTTTTATTGTGCTGGAACCACTAGAAAAAGCGTTAGCAAGAGAAGCGAAAATATACAGTGTTATTGAAGGTTATGGCCTTACGAGTGATGCTCATCATGAAACGGCTCCTCAGCCGGATGGTTATGGCATTCAAAAAGCCGTAGAAATGGCTATGTCTCAAGGGAATGTGTCCCAAGAAGAAATTGAGTATATAAACACACACGGTACCGGAACAAAAGCAAATGATCCTGCAGAACTTCGTGGACTCCGCTCTTATTTCAAAGATCAATTCGATGATATCTATGTCAGTTCTAGTAAAGCCTATTTCGGTCATAACCTTGGTGCGGCTGCCTCTATTGAATACGTGACAACACTTTTAGCACTTGAACAAGGAAAGCTACCGGCTACACTTCATTTTTCAAAGGCAAGAGAAGGTTGTGATCATCCAAAGTTAGTAACCAATTCAATGCATTCATATGCTCCCAAATATTTTTTATGTAACAATTCAGCGTTTGGTGGTCATAATTCCTCTATTTTATCTAAAAATGTAAGTCACCCATCGTACTCCACATCTAAGAATGAAATAAATCATCAAGCAAATGTTAAATCAATTGCTATCTGTAGCTTTGGTACCATCCATGCCCGAGCTCATGAAGATGGATCATTCCTACTTAACGTATTTCAAAATAAAACCTCACCTCTACACCTAGAATTTTCTCTCAAAAACTACAATAAAACACTCTATCAACGTCGTATGAATCCGTTAACTCAATACAGTATTGGAGCTTGTGATCTAGCTTTGAAAAAAATACCCATGGAAGAATCAGAGTATGAAGATCTCGGACTGGTGTTTGGAACGTCTCGGGGAAGTTTAAAAAGCGCTGAAAAGTACCTTGGCTCTATTCTTAATCGTGGGGAGGAGAATGCGAGCAGTGTTTACTTTCCTGATATGGTGTTAAACTCAACGGCTGGAAAGCTAGCAAAGGTATTCAATATCAAAGGATTTAGCTCTTCTCACAGTTCTGGGGGGATAGATGGTCTGCAAGCTATTCATTACGGGACGACTAGTATTCTTGATGGAAAACAAAAAGCAATTCTTGTAGGAGCAGGGGATGAGCAGTCAAGACTATCAACTGAGATTGATATGGCAATGGATTTAACGGCCAGTACGTATGAGATGAGTGAAGGTAGTACGTTTCTTATGTTGGCAGACGATGAAACTGTAAAGGCAAAAGGTCTCCAGAAGTTAGCTTCAATTAAGGGATTTGGACAAGCTTTTAACAGTAACACAGACATTTACACAACCATAGAAAAATCTGTCGCTCACTGTTTGGAAAATGCAAGGCTCTCAGAAGAAGATATCGATTTTGTCTTTTACCATAACAATAATGTAACTGACTCGGAAGCTTTGCAGAAGCTACTAGAAAAATATGCTCATCTTCCTGTAATGACACTCAATCACCTATGTGGTTACATGGAGTCTAATGGCTCGTTGTTCCATACTCAAGCAGCTATTGAACTTCTTTCTCTTCCAAAGAAAGAACAACAATCCGTGATTCAATCTTTTGGCTGGACAAAAGAGAGAGTAGCGACTGGGCTTATAGTCTCAATATCTATAAATGGTAATTCTATGGCTATGGCCATTGGAAAATAA
- a CDS encoding alpha/beta hydrolase, giving the protein MLNIEELKQYARLHVRTHSFTKIDPLDILNNIHLPPCEVPTKGAWDQQWVTAAERCLKEGSMEDAIQCFNFARFPYPHTEQQKAASKELSIVFERTYAKDNIRKHTFQAHGKPFSVYTSNLHLNQPCLLVIGGIVSVKEQWKVFLKVGKKLGFSVIIMECPGVGENRTVYDNASHRMLGQVLDTFSSLANVNHTYIVGMSFGGHLAIKQALEDTRVKGITTVGAPLHYFFKEYSEKHVPFITQLTLSHVLEKNLEDVSRTLTSYAISPEELRNLRIPLTYVFSRRDEIIPTNDKEFLLENGQNITFYEFDDVHGSPNHLDLIQKIVPLSLLKQSGSKKNVIRLGLAFILFLTKWKKRWGKQ; this is encoded by the coding sequence ATGTTAAACATAGAAGAATTAAAGCAATATGCACGATTACATGTAAGGACGCATTCGTTTACAAAGATTGACCCACTAGACATCTTAAATAATATACACTTACCTCCATGCGAAGTACCAACCAAAGGGGCGTGGGATCAGCAGTGGGTAACAGCGGCAGAACGGTGTTTAAAAGAGGGGTCAATGGAAGATGCCATTCAATGCTTTAATTTTGCTAGATTTCCATACCCTCACACCGAACAGCAGAAAGCAGCGAGCAAGGAGCTATCCATCGTTTTTGAACGAACGTATGCTAAGGATAATATTCGTAAACATACATTTCAAGCCCATGGCAAACCATTCAGTGTGTATACATCAAATTTACACTTGAATCAACCGTGCTTACTAGTAATAGGCGGAATTGTGTCTGTAAAAGAACAATGGAAAGTGTTTTTGAAAGTTGGGAAAAAACTGGGCTTTTCAGTTATCATTATGGAATGTCCTGGGGTAGGTGAAAATAGAACAGTTTATGATAATGCTTCCCATCGCATGCTTGGGCAGGTATTAGATACATTTTCTTCATTGGCAAATGTAAACCACACCTATATTGTCGGCATGAGTTTTGGCGGACATTTAGCCATCAAGCAAGCATTAGAGGATACCCGAGTTAAAGGCATCACCACTGTCGGTGCGCCGCTTCATTACTTTTTTAAAGAGTATTCAGAAAAACATGTTCCTTTTATTACACAACTTACACTTTCTCATGTGTTGGAAAAGAACCTAGAAGATGTGAGCCGTACACTTACTTCATATGCTATTTCACCAGAAGAACTAAGAAACCTCCGTATTCCTTTAACCTATGTCTTTAGTCGTCGAGATGAAATTATTCCAACAAACGATAAAGAATTTTTACTTGAAAATGGTCAGAATATTACTTTCTATGAATTTGATGATGTGCATGGATCGCCAAATCATTTAGATTTAATTCAAAAAATTGTTCCTCTAAGCTTATTGAAACAAAGTGGTAGTAAAAAAAATGTCATTCGCCTAGGGTTAGCTTTTATATTATTTCTAACTAAATGGAAAAAAAGGTGGGGGAAACAATGA
- a CDS encoding thioesterase, which yields MQLFCFHCAGGSSNMFSKWEFPGIDVVGIDLPGRGIRVNEPFLNQFDKAVEDLANKVISLRNRSETWGVFGHSMGGLLAYEVSRRLQEYKVQCRILSGINPIDRYGGGVKLLDEDDHTIVGRLADLGGVPNEYKNHPMFVKWFAPILRADLSLVKTFRYTATKSKIPTYIVNGLDDILTRKVGEADWKEVMPESMEYVTVEGGHFSILQKPEVVDRLVKASFKKLGVTSC from the coding sequence ATGCAGCTATTTTGCTTTCACTGTGCTGGCGGTTCATCAAATATGTTTAGTAAATGGGAATTTCCTGGAATCGATGTTGTTGGAATAGACTTACCTGGAAGAGGGATAAGAGTGAATGAACCATTTCTCAATCAATTTGACAAAGCTGTAGAAGATCTGGCTAACAAAGTAATTAGTTTGCGTAACCGGAGCGAAACTTGGGGAGTCTTTGGTCATAGTATGGGGGGACTTCTAGCTTATGAAGTGTCAAGAAGATTACAAGAATATAAGGTTCAATGTCGTATTTTAAGTGGTATTAACCCAATTGATCGCTATGGTGGAGGTGTGAAGCTATTAGATGAGGATGATCATACGATAGTAGGAAGGCTTGCAGATTTGGGTGGGGTTCCGAATGAGTATAAAAATCACCCTATGTTTGTTAAATGGTTTGCGCCAATACTTCGAGCAGATCTCTCTCTTGTTAAAACGTTTCGTTATACGGCCACTAAATCAAAAATCCCTACATATATCGTGAATGGTTTGGACGATATTCTAACTCGAAAAGTGGGAGAAGCAGATTGGAAGGAAGTTATGCCTGAGAGTATGGAGTATGTGACGGTTGAAGGAGGACATTTCAGTATTCTTCAGAAGCCGGAAGTGGTGGATAGGTTAGTAAAGGCTTCTTTTAAAAAGTTAGGTGTGACCTCATGTTAA
- a CDS encoding MBL fold metallo-hydrolase: protein MKVIKVSQHVYKIEAWFLLKMSAWLVKANNGVYIVDTGMPFMSNRIIKEAEKLGELKAILLTHGHSDHVGGLKKILNKHNLPVYSHVMDIKHMEGREPFPGRKKKEHLVEPGIVKPLKQNEDGTLEAIENLVPYHTPGHSPGHVSYYHTLDRVLIGGDLFTSKGDKLKPPIKMFTADMSQAIESGKIVKELRPEVVSICHGSDIKQPHNQINAYLQL, encoded by the coding sequence ATGAAAGTAATCAAAGTCTCACAGCACGTTTACAAAATTGAAGCTTGGTTTCTACTGAAAATGAGTGCTTGGCTAGTAAAGGCTAATAATGGGGTTTATATAGTAGATACGGGAATGCCATTTATGAGCAACCGAATAATAAAAGAGGCAGAAAAATTAGGCGAATTGAAAGCTATTTTATTAACCCATGGACACTCTGATCATGTGGGAGGATTAAAGAAAATACTGAATAAACATAACTTGCCAGTTTATAGTCACGTTATGGATATAAAACACATGGAAGGAAGAGAACCATTTCCTGGCCGAAAGAAGAAGGAACATCTTGTTGAACCTGGAATTGTAAAACCGTTAAAACAAAATGAGGATGGGACGTTAGAAGCTATAGAGAATCTAGTACCCTATCATACACCAGGTCATTCTCCGGGACACGTAAGTTATTATCATACCCTAGATCGCGTCCTAATAGGGGGAGATTTATTTACTTCCAAGGGAGATAAACTTAAACCACCTATTAAAATGTTTACAGCTGATATGAGCCAAGCGATAGAAAGTGGGAAAATTGTGAAGGAATTAAGGCCTGAAGTTGTAAGTATATGTCATGGATCAGATATTAAGCAACCTCATAATCAAATTAACGCATATTTACAATTGTAA
- a CDS encoding TetR/AcrR family transcriptional regulator, translating to MSLEAQAKERILLAAQKLFTQKGYEQVTVREIAREAKCSHTSIYVYFEDKKQLLEALAEEPLDRLRNSIQNTLASEKYRPQEQLTRLSKMFVHFGLSYRNLYQAFLTYEASRVDIEETIWELNEKRLELFIHLKNAVKGVFPNFDEKQLLDLSRMVYFLLHGIIMTYKNVDERVNGIIRRVFPIVERSINYLIQGGVCDESNQSLTARLQN from the coding sequence GTGTCTTTAGAAGCTCAAGCGAAAGAACGAATTTTACTTGCTGCACAAAAATTATTTACCCAAAAAGGGTATGAGCAAGTGACTGTGAGGGAGATAGCAAGAGAAGCAAAATGTTCTCACACAAGTATTTATGTTTATTTTGAAGATAAAAAACAACTATTAGAAGCATTAGCTGAAGAACCCCTTGATCGATTACGCAATAGTATTCAAAACACACTTGCATCTGAAAAGTACCGACCACAAGAACAGCTGACTAGATTGTCAAAAATGTTTGTTCATTTTGGTCTAAGTTACCGTAATCTTTATCAAGCCTTTCTTACTTATGAAGCCAGTCGAGTTGATATTGAAGAAACGATTTGGGAATTAAATGAAAAGAGATTGGAACTGTTTATACATTTAAAAAATGCCGTAAAGGGAGTTTTTCCTAATTTTGATGAGAAGCAATTGTTAGATTTAAGCCGAATGGTTTATTTTCTGTTACATGGCATTATTATGACCTACAAGAATGTAGACGAACGTGTAAATGGCATTATTAGACGTGTCTTTCCAATTGTGGAAAGGTCAATCAATTACCTTATACAGGGAGGCGTATGTGATGAAAGTAATCAAAGTCTCACAGCACGTTTACAAAATTGA
- a CDS encoding YhfH family protein yields MMKKTSRPFKSTAKKTCPECGEFIKELTESYFMECERCLTRKSE; encoded by the coding sequence ATGATGAAAAAGACGAGTCGTCCCTTTAAGTCTACTGCTAAGAAAACGTGCCCTGAATGCGGTGAATTCATTAAAGAGTTGACCGAGTCTTACTTTATGGAATGTGAACGCTGTCTTACTAGAAAAAGTGAATAA
- the aceB gene encoding malate synthase A has protein sequence MSTVEEKIKILGERHDEYDEILTEEALQFIYHLEARFGKRRKELLNDREKVQVAIDEGHTPHFSSEMKSIREGDWTVAPLPQDLLDRRVEITGPVDRKMVINALNSGAKVFMADFEDANSPTWNNCLEGQINLRDAIRGTISFTNESGKHYQLQDDPAVIKVRPRGWHLEEKHFLVNGQRISASLFDFGLYFFHNAKALIEKGSGPYFYLPKIENHREAKLWNDVFVFAQKELGFPQGTIKATVLIETILAAFEMDEILYELKEHSAGLNCGRWDYIFSIVKKFRHWQDIILPDRSAVTMTVPNMRAYSLLAIQTCHKRNVHAIGGMAAHIPAKDNPDINAAAFAKIREDKEREVKDGHDGTWIAHPGMIQTALDVFNEHMPTANQIHRKREDVTIKGEDLLDMPSGTITEGGVRTNISASIRYIASWLSGRGAAPIDHLMEDAATAEISRAQLWQWLHHPKAILDDGRHVTAEMIRMMVKDEIGKITNEVGQDRFEQGRFPEATQLLEHLIFTEHFEEFLTIPAYEKL, from the coding sequence ATGAGTACAGTTGAGGAAAAAATTAAAATCCTCGGAGAACGCCATGACGAATATGACGAAATATTAACTGAAGAAGCACTTCAGTTTATTTATCACTTAGAGGCTCGCTTCGGTAAGAGAAGAAAGGAACTATTAAATGACCGAGAAAAAGTACAAGTGGCCATTGATGAAGGGCACACTCCTCATTTCTCATCGGAAATGAAGTCTATTCGGGAAGGGGATTGGACCGTCGCACCCCTACCGCAAGATCTACTGGACCGTCGGGTAGAAATCACTGGCCCTGTAGACAGAAAAATGGTCATTAATGCGTTAAACTCTGGAGCTAAAGTCTTTATGGCAGACTTTGAAGATGCAAACTCGCCAACTTGGAACAATTGTCTAGAGGGGCAGATAAATCTGAGAGATGCTATTCGTGGAACTATCTCGTTTACAAATGAAAGCGGTAAACATTATCAGCTTCAAGATGATCCTGCCGTCATAAAGGTGAGGCCAAGAGGATGGCACTTAGAAGAGAAACACTTCTTAGTAAATGGGCAACGTATATCTGCAAGCTTATTTGACTTTGGCCTATATTTTTTCCATAACGCCAAAGCATTGATTGAAAAGGGTAGTGGCCCTTATTTTTACCTGCCTAAAATCGAAAATCATCGTGAAGCCAAACTATGGAATGATGTATTTGTGTTTGCACAAAAAGAACTGGGTTTTCCCCAAGGGACCATTAAAGCGACTGTGTTAATTGAAACGATTTTAGCGGCTTTTGAAATGGATGAGATTTTATATGAATTAAAGGAGCATTCGGCTGGATTAAATTGCGGACGTTGGGACTACATTTTTAGCATTGTAAAGAAATTCCGTCATTGGCAGGATATCATTCTGCCGGACCGCTCCGCCGTCACGATGACCGTTCCAAATATGAGAGCTTATTCACTGTTAGCGATTCAAACATGCCATAAGCGGAATGTTCATGCTATTGGAGGGATGGCCGCACATATTCCTGCGAAAGACAACCCAGACATTAATGCTGCTGCATTTGCCAAAATCCGCGAAGACAAAGAACGGGAAGTAAAAGATGGCCATGATGGCACGTGGATTGCTCATCCAGGAATGATCCAAACAGCCCTTGATGTCTTCAATGAGCATATGCCCACAGCCAATCAAATTCATCGAAAGCGTGAAGACGTGACCATTAAAGGGGAAGATTTGCTCGACATGCCAAGCGGAACCATTACTGAAGGTGGTGTCCGTACAAATATTAGTGCCAGCATCCGTTATATAGCCTCATGGTTATCAGGGAGAGGAGCTGCTCCGATAGATCACTTAATGGAGGATGCCGCGACAGCTGAAATCTCTAGAGCTCAACTCTGGCAATGGCTCCATCACCCAAAAGCCATTCTTGACGATGGCCGCCATGTGACCGCTGAGATGATTAGAATGATGGTTAAGGATGAAATTGGAAAAATAACGAATGAAGTGGGGCAAGATCGCTTTGAACAGGGTCGCTTTCCAGAAGCTACACAGTTGTTGGAGCACCTTATTTTTACTGAGCATTTCGAGGAATTTTTAACAATTCCTGCTTATGAAAAATTATAA